ATTGCTTTCTGCGCTAAATTTTATGCGTATTGATTCCAACGAAGAGCCGGATTTGAAATACATCGAAGAAAATTTAAAAATAGAACTGGCGAAATATCCCGAAAAAAAATTATTCATCACGCAAGGATATATTTGTCGCAATGTTTTTGGCGAAATTGATAATCTGAAACGTGGCGGCAGTGATTACACGGCATCGCTGATTGGTGCTGCAATTTATTCCGATGAAATCCAAATTTGGACAGACATTGACGGCATGCACAACAACGATCCGCGCATCGTAGATAAAACGCATCCGATTGCTGAATTATCTTTTGATGAAGCGGCGGAGTTGGCGTATTTTGGTGCAAAAATTTTACATCCTACTTGCATACTTCCTGCGCAAACACGTAATATTTCTGTACGTTTGCTCAATACGATGCAGCCGGAAGCGAAAGGAACCTTGATTACGAAAAAAATTTCCGGAGCTAATATTAAAGCCGTTGCTGCGAAAGATGGTATTACGGCGATAAAAATAAAATCGGGTAGAATGCTGCTTGCGTACGGTTTTTTACGAACTGTTTTCGAAATTTTTGAGCGTTACAAAACGCCGATTGATATGATCACAACTTCTGAAGTAGCTGTTTCTGTTACGATTGACAATACAAAAAATTTAGAAGCGATTGTGGCAGAATTGAAACAATTTGGGAGTGTGGAAATAGATTCGAATCAAGCAATTGTGTGTGTGGTAGGCGATTTTTTAGCAGAAAAACACGGTTACGCGCTGAAGGTTTTAGAGTCGTTAAAAGATATTCCGATTCGGATGATTTCTTACGGAGGCAGCCCAAATAATATTTCTTTGCTCGTCGATGCAAATCAAAAAAACGAAGCGCTTATTGCACTTAATAAAGGACTTTTCTAAAAATAATTTTTCGAAAAAATGTTTTCAGCAGACGAAATAAAAAAGTTTACAAAGCTCCCAACGCCTTTCTATTATTACGATATGAGTTTGCTTGAAAATACGCTTCAGCAAGTAAAATTGGCATCTGATAAATACAAATACACGGTTCATTATGCTTTGAAAGCGAATGCGAATGATCCGATTTTGGAGCAAATTCAACAACATGGATTTGGTGCAGATTGTGTGAGCGGAAATGAAATTAAAAAAGCGCTGGAAATGAATTTTCTTTCCGAACAAATTGCTTTTGCCGGCGTTGGAAAATCAGATGCGGAAATAAATATTGCACTCGAAAAAAATATTTTTTGTTTCAATTGTGAATCTGTTCAGGAAATAGAAGTCATCAATACTTTGGCGGAGAAACAAGAGAAAATAGCTTCTATCGCTTTGCGGATAAATCCCAATGTGAACGCGCATACGCATCATTACATCACTACGGGTTTGGAGGAAAATAAATTTGGAATTAATGTATGGGAATTAGACGAAGTGCTTGCTATTATTGAGAAATCAAAACATATACAATTAACCGGAATTCATTTTCACATCGGTTCACAAATTACAGATATGGGTGTTTTTAAAAGCTTGTGTTTGAAGATTAATGAGTTGCAGCAATGGTTTGCGATGCGAAAAATAAATTTGGAACACATCAATGCTGGCGGCGGATTGGGAGTAGATTATCAGGATCCAGATAAAAATTCGATACCAGATTTCTATGCGTATTTTGGAATTTTTAATCAGTTTTTAGAAGTTCGTAACGGACAAAAGATTCATTTTGAATTAGGTCGTGCGATGGTGGCGCAATGTGGAAATTTAATTTCGAAAGTGCTTTTTGTGAAAAAAGGAATTGCGAAAAATTTTATTATTCTGGATGCTGGAATGACTGAATTGATTCGTCCTGCGCTGTATCAATCGTATCATAAAATTGAGAATATCACAAAAAATATACCTTCTGATCAAAAATATGACGTGGTTGGACCGATTTGTGAATCGTCCGACTGCTTTGGAAAATCAGTTCATTTGCCGGAAACGGAACGCGGCGATTTAATCGTTTTGAAAACGACGGGCGCTTATGGCGAAGTAATGTCTTCAGGATATAATTTACGCGAGAAAGCAGCAGCTTTTTATTCGGATAAAATAATGACCTCAAAAAAATAATTTTTCGAGCGCTTAAATTCCATCATTTCAAATATTGAAAATATTTTTTATTTCGTATTTTAATCGCAACTTAATTTTTTTTCATCCGTTAGAGACGAAGGTTTATTATTCATCTTAATCGTTTCATCTCAAAAAATGTTGTGTATGAAAAGTCCTGAACTTAGCCCTCAAGCCATTGAAAAAGAAAAAATTTCCGAATTGAAATTTCATGACCGTGAAGTATTACCTTCTGCCGAACACATCAAACATCGTTGGTCTGAATTGCAGCGAGCGTCCAAACTCGGAAACATAGAACACGGAAAAATAAAAATTATTTTTGAAGATACTGGTGGCTTAAAACAAGTAGAAACTACTATTTGGGCGGTAACCGACAAACGAATTATTCTCAAAAAAGGCGTTGTCATACCCATTCATTGTATCCACGAAGTGAAGGTTTGAAAAAATATTTTTTTGAAGGATGAAATTTCAATTCGTAAAATCAGGATACAATAAATATTTTTTACGAATTTGTTTGAAGATAGTCAAAGCTGGTTGCCATGTTTTTCGAATGTCATCTTCGCTCATACCCTTTATTATCTGCTCTTTCAAGACATCGTTTCCAGCAAGTGAATTAAAATAAGAGTTGAAAAAATTCTTTTTGTCGGGATACGTTTTGTACATTCCTTCTATCCAATACAAATACATTTTTTGATAATTTTTCATAAACACCTCTCCGAAATTTCGCAAATCATAACCAGTGCATTTTTGATTTTCAAACGGAGGATCTTTACTTTCTCCATCAATACTTTTGGGCGTAAACGAAAACGGAGCATCTTTTATTTCCGGATTTCCAATTGCTTGAAAAGGAAAATCTGTTCCGCGCGCCACGCTAATTACAGTTCCTTCAAATAATGCTAGCGACGGATACAAATACACGGCAGCCATATTTGGTAAATTTGGCGAAGGTTTCACAGGCAATTGATACCAATCGTTGTGCGAATAATTTTTCACTTTAATGCAAGTTAAATCACATTTTTCAGCAT
This genomic stretch from Bacteroidia bacterium harbors:
- a CDS encoding aspartate kinase is translated as MKILKFGGTSVGSAQRMESVAKLITSPESKIVVLSAMSGTTNALVEISTALYQRNHAKATEIINDLESNYKKVITELYLTENALKKGAELLLFHFDFLRSFTKDVFTIYEERAVLAEGELLSTALFQYYLEEKKIDSVLLSALNFMRIDSNEEPDLKYIEENLKIELAKYPEKKLFITQGYICRNVFGEIDNLKRGGSDYTASLIGAAIYSDEIQIWTDIDGMHNNDPRIVDKTHPIAELSFDEAAELAYFGAKILHPTCILPAQTRNISVRLLNTMQPEAKGTLITKKISGANIKAVAAKDGITAIKIKSGRMLLAYGFLRTVFEIFERYKTPIDMITTSEVAVSVTIDNTKNLEAIVAELKQFGSVEIDSNQAIVCVVGDFLAEKHGYALKVLESLKDIPIRMISYGGSPNNISLLVDANQKNEALIALNKGLF
- the lysA gene encoding diaminopimelate decarboxylase, which gives rise to MFSADEIKKFTKLPTPFYYYDMSLLENTLQQVKLASDKYKYTVHYALKANANDPILEQIQQHGFGADCVSGNEIKKALEMNFLSEQIAFAGVGKSDAEINIALEKNIFCFNCESVQEIEVINTLAEKQEKIASIALRINPNVNAHTHHYITTGLEENKFGINVWELDEVLAIIEKSKHIQLTGIHFHIGSQITDMGVFKSLCLKINELQQWFAMRKINLEHINAGGGLGVDYQDPDKNSIPDFYAYFGIFNQFLEVRNGQKIHFELGRAMVAQCGNLISKVLFVKKGIAKNFIILDAGMTELIRPALYQSYHKIENITKNIPSDQKYDVVGPICESSDCFGKSVHLPETERGDLIVLKTTGAYGEVMSSGYNLREKAAAFYSDKIMTSKK